The genomic segment CCGTCTTACGTGCTTTTCCGCAGTTGCCCTGGGCAGAAACTTGCATTTAATTTTGGACTAAAATTTCGCACGAATTGTAAACGAGTAATCGCCGCCCGGTTCAAGTTGATAGTCGGCATGCTCTAGAAAACGCCCCAAGGGATCACGAATGAGTGCTCGACCTAACGACGGCTCAATCGACAACTCTCCCTTGCGGAATCGCCACTGAAATTGCCATTCATAGTCG from the Synechococcales cyanobacterium T60_A2020_003 genome contains:
- a CDS encoding DUF3146 family protein, whose translation is MASKRLPETTAYVRITHQSWQHGKIEGEVRASDYEWQFQWRFRKGELSIEPSLGRALIRDPLGRFLEHADYQLEPGGDYSFTIRAKF